Proteins encoded in a region of the Phoenix dactylifera cultivar Barhee BC4 chromosome 3, palm_55x_up_171113_PBpolish2nd_filt_p, whole genome shotgun sequence genome:
- the LOC103705929 gene encoding probable sulfate transporter 4.2 isoform X1, whose amino-acid sequence METDTDAAVAFGGRTVKVIPFQHASTSSPPPQQPSATLVARWGAKLRAMTAVEWMELFLPCSSWIRTYRWREYLKVDLMSGLTVGVMLVPQAMSYAKLAGLHPIYGLYSGFVPIFIYAIFGSSRQLAVGPVALVSLLVSNVLSHIVEPSNELYTELAILLALMVGILECLMALLRLGWLIRFISHSVISGFTTASAISIALSQAKYFLGYNIARSSEIIPIIRSIIAGFGEFSWPPFVMGSIFLAGLLLMKHLGKSKKCLRWLRAAGPLTAVVLGIIFVKLFHPYSISVVGEIPQGLPKFSIPRGFQHVKSLLSTAVLITGVAILESVGIAKALAAKNGYELDSNQELFGLGVANICGSFFSAYPITGSFSRSAVNHESGAKTGLSGIVMGIIMGCALLFMTPLFSEIPQCALAAIVISAVMGLVDYEEALFLWRIDKKDFLLWTITFITTLIFGIEIGVIVGVGFSLAFVIHESANPHIALLGRLPGTTVYRNILQYPEGYTYNGIVVVRIDAPIYFANISYIKDRLREYERNLSGTANRGPDVGRIYFVILEMSRRSLIFAVISQSTQTVTYIDASAVQALKDLHQEYNSRGIQIAVANPNPEVHRLLSRSGLIDLIGKEWCFVRVHDAVQVCLQHVQNLDGITPTAVDRTPRRQQNFLQSLRQHEGGGNSVVEPLLPQERV is encoded by the exons ATGGAGACGGACACCGACGCCGCGGTCGCCTTCGGCGGCCGGACGGTGAAGGTGATCCCGTTCCAGCACGCGTCGACGTCGTCGCCGCCCCCGCAGCAGCCGTCGGCGACGCTGGTGGCCAGATGGGGGGCGAAGCTCCGGGCGATGACGGCCGTggagtggatggagctcttcctCCCGTGCTCCAGCTGGATCCGGACATACCGCTGGCGGGAATACCTCAAGGTCGACCTCATGTCCGGCCTCACCGTCGGTGTCATGCTCGTCCCTCAG GCAATGTCATATGCAAAGCTGGCAGGGCTTCATCCAATATATGGGCTTT ATTCAGGGTTCGTTCCAATATTCATATATGCTATATTTGGATCATCACGTCAACTGGCAGTTGGTCCGGTGGCATTAGTATCGCTCTTGGTgtctaatgtcttgagccacaTAGTTGAACCTTCTAATGAGCTGTACACTGAGCTTGCAATATTGTTGGCGCTGATGGTTGGCATATTGGAATGTCTCATGGCTTTGCTAAG GCTTGGGTGGCTTATTCGTTTTATTAGTCATTCTGTAATATCTGGCTTCACTACTGCTTCCGCCATTTCAATCGCCTTGTCTCAAGCCAAATACTTCTTGGGGTACAATATAGCACGAAGCAGCGAAATTATACCAATAATTAGAAGCATAATTGCTGGTTTTGGCGAA TTCTCATGGCCGCCCTTCGTGATGGGGTCAATTTTTCTTGCAGGTCTTCTCCTGATGAAGCACTTG GGTAAATCCAAGAAGTGTTTGCGATGGCTAAGAGCAGCTGGCCCCCTTACAGCGGTTGTACTGGGCataatttttgtgaaattatttcATCCGTATTCAATTTCAGTG GTTGGTGAAATACCCCAGGGCCTTCCAAAGTTCTCAATACCTAGAGGATTTCAGCATGTGAAGTCTCTACTTTCAACTGCGGTTCTCATTACTGGTGTGGCCATTCTG GAATCTGTGGGGATTGCTAAAGCTTTGGCTGCAAAGAATGGTTATGagttagactcaaatcaagag TTGTTTGGGCTAGGCGTGGCAAATATTTGTGGGTCATTCTTCTCTGCATACCCTATAACTG GATCTTTTTCTAGATCAGCTGTAAATCATGAGAGTGGGGCCAAAACTGGATTGTCTGGAATCGTAATGGGAATTATTATGGGATGTGCTCTTTTGTTTATGACACCACTGTTTAGTGAAATACCTCAG TGTGCCCTGGCTGCAATTGTGATATCTGCTGTAATGGGCCTG GTGGATTACGAAGAAGCCTTATTCTTGTGGCGTATAGATAAAAAAGATTTTCTTCTCTGGACAATCACTTTTATTACAACACTAATCTTTGGTATTGAGATTGGTGTTATTGTTGGG GTTGGCTTCTCACTTGCATTCGTCATCCATGAATCAGCAAATCCACACATAG CTTTATTGGGGCGTCTTCCTGGAACAACTGTTTACAGAAATATTCTACAATATCCTGAAGGATATACATATAATGGAATAGTTGTTGTTCGAATTGATGCACCTATCTATTTTGCAAACATCAGCTATATCAAAGACAG GCTACGGGAATATGAACGCAATCTTTCAGGAACTGCAAACCGTGGACCGGATGTCGGGAGAATATATTTCGTAATTCTTGAGATGTCACGTAGGTCTTTGATCTTTGCTGTCATATCTCAGTCCACACAAA CTGTTACATATATAGACGCCAGTGCTGTTCAAGCTCTCAAAGACCTTCATCAGGAGTACAATTCACGTGGTATCCAG ATTGCAGTTGCAAACCCAAACCCGGAAGTTCATCGGTTACTTTCAAGATCTGGTCTCATAGACCTGATTGGCAAGGAATGGTGTTTTGTGAGGGTCCATGATGCCGTACAAGTTTGTCTACAACATGTGCAGAACTTGGATGGGATAACTCCAACAGCGGTAGACAGGACTCCTAGGAGGCAGCAGAATTTCCTGCAGAGCCTACGGCAGCATGAAGGTGGAGGTAACTCCGTAGTGGAGCCGCTCTTGCCACAAGAGAGAGTTTGA
- the LOC103705929 gene encoding sulfate transporter 4.1, chloroplastic-like isoform X2 encodes METDTDAAVAFGGRTVKVIPFQHASTSSPPPQQPSATLVARWGAKLRAMTAVEWMELFLPCSSWIRTYRWREYLKVDLMSGLTVGVMLVPQAMSYAKLAGLHPIYGLYSGFVPIFIYAIFGSSRQLAVGPVALVSLLVSNVLSHIVEPSNELYTELAILLALMVGILECLMALLRLGWLIRFISHSVISGFTTASAISIALSQAKYFLGYNIARSSEIIPIIRSIIAGFGEFSWPPFVMGSIFLAGLLLMKHLGKSKKCLRWLRAAGPLTAVVLGIIFVKLFHPYSISVVGEIPQGLPKFSIPRGFQHVKSLLSTAVLITGVAILESVGIAKALAAKNGYELDSNQELFGLGVANICGSFFSAYPITGSFSRSAVNHESGAKTGLSGIVMGIIMGCALLFMTPLFSEIPQCALAAIVISAVMGLVDYEEALFLWRIDKKDFLLWTITFITTLIFGIEIGVIVGVGFSLAFVIHESANPHIALLGRLPGTTVYRNILQYPEGYTYNGIVVVRIDAPIYFANISYIKDRLREYERNLSGTANRGPDVGRIYFVILEMSPVTYIDASAVQALKDLHQEYNSRGIQIAVANPNPEVHRLLSRSGLIDLIGKEWCFVRVHDAVQVCLQHVQNLDGITPTAVDRTPRRQQNFLQSLRQHEGGGNSVVEPLLPQERV; translated from the exons ATGGAGACGGACACCGACGCCGCGGTCGCCTTCGGCGGCCGGACGGTGAAGGTGATCCCGTTCCAGCACGCGTCGACGTCGTCGCCGCCCCCGCAGCAGCCGTCGGCGACGCTGGTGGCCAGATGGGGGGCGAAGCTCCGGGCGATGACGGCCGTggagtggatggagctcttcctCCCGTGCTCCAGCTGGATCCGGACATACCGCTGGCGGGAATACCTCAAGGTCGACCTCATGTCCGGCCTCACCGTCGGTGTCATGCTCGTCCCTCAG GCAATGTCATATGCAAAGCTGGCAGGGCTTCATCCAATATATGGGCTTT ATTCAGGGTTCGTTCCAATATTCATATATGCTATATTTGGATCATCACGTCAACTGGCAGTTGGTCCGGTGGCATTAGTATCGCTCTTGGTgtctaatgtcttgagccacaTAGTTGAACCTTCTAATGAGCTGTACACTGAGCTTGCAATATTGTTGGCGCTGATGGTTGGCATATTGGAATGTCTCATGGCTTTGCTAAG GCTTGGGTGGCTTATTCGTTTTATTAGTCATTCTGTAATATCTGGCTTCACTACTGCTTCCGCCATTTCAATCGCCTTGTCTCAAGCCAAATACTTCTTGGGGTACAATATAGCACGAAGCAGCGAAATTATACCAATAATTAGAAGCATAATTGCTGGTTTTGGCGAA TTCTCATGGCCGCCCTTCGTGATGGGGTCAATTTTTCTTGCAGGTCTTCTCCTGATGAAGCACTTG GGTAAATCCAAGAAGTGTTTGCGATGGCTAAGAGCAGCTGGCCCCCTTACAGCGGTTGTACTGGGCataatttttgtgaaattatttcATCCGTATTCAATTTCAGTG GTTGGTGAAATACCCCAGGGCCTTCCAAAGTTCTCAATACCTAGAGGATTTCAGCATGTGAAGTCTCTACTTTCAACTGCGGTTCTCATTACTGGTGTGGCCATTCTG GAATCTGTGGGGATTGCTAAAGCTTTGGCTGCAAAGAATGGTTATGagttagactcaaatcaagag TTGTTTGGGCTAGGCGTGGCAAATATTTGTGGGTCATTCTTCTCTGCATACCCTATAACTG GATCTTTTTCTAGATCAGCTGTAAATCATGAGAGTGGGGCCAAAACTGGATTGTCTGGAATCGTAATGGGAATTATTATGGGATGTGCTCTTTTGTTTATGACACCACTGTTTAGTGAAATACCTCAG TGTGCCCTGGCTGCAATTGTGATATCTGCTGTAATGGGCCTG GTGGATTACGAAGAAGCCTTATTCTTGTGGCGTATAGATAAAAAAGATTTTCTTCTCTGGACAATCACTTTTATTACAACACTAATCTTTGGTATTGAGATTGGTGTTATTGTTGGG GTTGGCTTCTCACTTGCATTCGTCATCCATGAATCAGCAAATCCACACATAG CTTTATTGGGGCGTCTTCCTGGAACAACTGTTTACAGAAATATTCTACAATATCCTGAAGGATATACATATAATGGAATAGTTGTTGTTCGAATTGATGCACCTATCTATTTTGCAAACATCAGCTATATCAAAGACAG GCTACGGGAATATGAACGCAATCTTTCAGGAACTGCAAACCGTGGACCGGATGTCGGGAGAATATATTTCGTAATTCTTGAGATGTCAC CTGTTACATATATAGACGCCAGTGCTGTTCAAGCTCTCAAAGACCTTCATCAGGAGTACAATTCACGTGGTATCCAG ATTGCAGTTGCAAACCCAAACCCGGAAGTTCATCGGTTACTTTCAAGATCTGGTCTCATAGACCTGATTGGCAAGGAATGGTGTTTTGTGAGGGTCCATGATGCCGTACAAGTTTGTCTACAACATGTGCAGAACTTGGATGGGATAACTCCAACAGCGGTAGACAGGACTCCTAGGAGGCAGCAGAATTTCCTGCAGAGCCTACGGCAGCATGAAGGTGGAGGTAACTCCGTAGTGGAGCCGCTCTTGCCACAAGAGAGAGTTTGA
- the LOC103705929 gene encoding sulfate transporter 4.1, chloroplastic-like isoform X3 — METDTDAAVAFGGRTVKVIPFQHASTSSPPPQQPSATLVARWGAKLRAMTAVEWMELFLPCSSWIRTYRWREYLKVDLMSGLTVGVMLVPQAMSYAKLAGLHPIYGLYSGFVPIFIYAIFGSSRQLAVGPVALVSLLVSNVLSHIVEPSNELYTELAILLALMVGILECLMALLRLGWLIRFISHSVISGFTTASAISIALSQAKYFLGYNIARSSEIIPIIRSIIAGFGEFSWPPFVMGSIFLAGLLLMKHLGKSKKCLRWLRAAGPLTAVVLGIIFVKLFHPYSISVVGEIPQGLPKFSIPRGFQHVKSLLSTAVLITGVAILESVGIAKALAAKNGYELDSNQELFGLGVANICGSFFSAYPITGSFSRSAVNHESGAKTGLSGIVMGIIMGCALLFMTPLFSEIPQCALAAIVISAVMGLVDYEEALFLWRIDKKDFLLWTITFITTLIFGIEIGVIVGVGFSLAFVIHESANPHIALLGRLPGTTVYRNILQYPEGYTYNGIVVVRIDAPIYFANISYIKDRLREYERNLSGTANRGPDVGRIYFVILEMSLVPLLAL, encoded by the exons ATGGAGACGGACACCGACGCCGCGGTCGCCTTCGGCGGCCGGACGGTGAAGGTGATCCCGTTCCAGCACGCGTCGACGTCGTCGCCGCCCCCGCAGCAGCCGTCGGCGACGCTGGTGGCCAGATGGGGGGCGAAGCTCCGGGCGATGACGGCCGTggagtggatggagctcttcctCCCGTGCTCCAGCTGGATCCGGACATACCGCTGGCGGGAATACCTCAAGGTCGACCTCATGTCCGGCCTCACCGTCGGTGTCATGCTCGTCCCTCAG GCAATGTCATATGCAAAGCTGGCAGGGCTTCATCCAATATATGGGCTTT ATTCAGGGTTCGTTCCAATATTCATATATGCTATATTTGGATCATCACGTCAACTGGCAGTTGGTCCGGTGGCATTAGTATCGCTCTTGGTgtctaatgtcttgagccacaTAGTTGAACCTTCTAATGAGCTGTACACTGAGCTTGCAATATTGTTGGCGCTGATGGTTGGCATATTGGAATGTCTCATGGCTTTGCTAAG GCTTGGGTGGCTTATTCGTTTTATTAGTCATTCTGTAATATCTGGCTTCACTACTGCTTCCGCCATTTCAATCGCCTTGTCTCAAGCCAAATACTTCTTGGGGTACAATATAGCACGAAGCAGCGAAATTATACCAATAATTAGAAGCATAATTGCTGGTTTTGGCGAA TTCTCATGGCCGCCCTTCGTGATGGGGTCAATTTTTCTTGCAGGTCTTCTCCTGATGAAGCACTTG GGTAAATCCAAGAAGTGTTTGCGATGGCTAAGAGCAGCTGGCCCCCTTACAGCGGTTGTACTGGGCataatttttgtgaaattatttcATCCGTATTCAATTTCAGTG GTTGGTGAAATACCCCAGGGCCTTCCAAAGTTCTCAATACCTAGAGGATTTCAGCATGTGAAGTCTCTACTTTCAACTGCGGTTCTCATTACTGGTGTGGCCATTCTG GAATCTGTGGGGATTGCTAAAGCTTTGGCTGCAAAGAATGGTTATGagttagactcaaatcaagag TTGTTTGGGCTAGGCGTGGCAAATATTTGTGGGTCATTCTTCTCTGCATACCCTATAACTG GATCTTTTTCTAGATCAGCTGTAAATCATGAGAGTGGGGCCAAAACTGGATTGTCTGGAATCGTAATGGGAATTATTATGGGATGTGCTCTTTTGTTTATGACACCACTGTTTAGTGAAATACCTCAG TGTGCCCTGGCTGCAATTGTGATATCTGCTGTAATGGGCCTG GTGGATTACGAAGAAGCCTTATTCTTGTGGCGTATAGATAAAAAAGATTTTCTTCTCTGGACAATCACTTTTATTACAACACTAATCTTTGGTATTGAGATTGGTGTTATTGTTGGG GTTGGCTTCTCACTTGCATTCGTCATCCATGAATCAGCAAATCCACACATAG CTTTATTGGGGCGTCTTCCTGGAACAACTGTTTACAGAAATATTCTACAATATCCTGAAGGATATACATATAATGGAATAGTTGTTGTTCGAATTGATGCACCTATCTATTTTGCAAACATCAGCTATATCAAAGACAG GCTACGGGAATATGAACGCAATCTTTCAGGAACTGCAAACCGTGGACCGGATGTCGGGAGAATATATTTCGTAATTCTTGAGATGTCAC TTGTACCTCTGTTGGCATTATGA
- the LOC103705930 gene encoding B3 domain-containing protein Os06g0194400, which produces MGARKALSYEELRQKKLEENKRKLDELNLSHLSSVLRESTSPKTPPAKQTKRKVPQEGGLVVLRRSDRLANLPQQPRYREVASDIAERPRRSFKSRHLADRVYASDEARLYAQTKAEEVESQLDPKFPTFVKPMLQSHVTGGFWLGLPRHFCTKHLPRKDTMMTLVDENGDEFKSLYLAPKNGLSGGWRGFSIYHELVDGDALVFQLVKPTTFKVYIIRASGYNQI; this is translated from the exons ATGGGGGCGCGCAAGGCCTTATCCTATGAGGAGCTGCGCCAGAAGAAGCTGGAGGAGAACAAGAGGAAGCTGGACGAGCTCAACCTCAGCCATCTCTCTTCGGTCCTGCGAGAGTCCACCAGCCCCAAGACCCCCCCG GCTAAGCAGACAAAGCGAAAGGTCCCGCAAGAAGGGGGCTTGGTGGTTTTAAGGAGATCGGATCGTCTTGCCAACCTTCCACAGCAGCCGCGCTATCGGGAA GTTGCTTCAGATATCGCGGAGAGGCCTAGAAG AAGTTTCAAGAGTAGACATTTAGCAGATCGAGTGTACGCCTCAGATGAAGCAAGGTTGTACGCTCAGACAAAAGCAGAAGAAGTTGAATCACAACTTGATCCAAAATTTCCTACCTTTGTCAAGCCTATGCTCCAATCCCATGTTACCGGGGGATTTTGGCTG GGTCTTCCTAGGCATTTCTGTACCAAGCATTTGCCAAGAAAAGATACAATGATGACTCTGGTTGATGAAAATGGCGATGAATTCAAATCTCTTTACCTTGCCCCCAAGAATGGATTGAGTGGTGGGTGGAGGGGTTTTTCAATTTATCATGAGTTAGTTGATGGTGATGCACTTGTTTTCCAGTTGGTCAAGCCTACAACATTCAAG GTTTACATAATCAGAGCAAGTGGCTACAATCAGATTTGA